CGCACCTTCCTGAACCTTGATCGGATCACATCCCCCTTGGTTCCTCTCCCGGCACAGTACCAGGACAGGTTTAATTTTTATTATTATTACAATCCGAAATTTTTTGCCGATGCGTTTTCAGGTTGTGCCGGAACTGTCCCGGATGCTTACTGGAATGATGTGACTTTTGGGGATATCACGGTCATTCTCTACCCTGCATACTACGGGACGTATTCCAATACTGCCTGCCTGCCTGCCGGGTGTTATAAGGCATCAGGCCCGGGAAGAAGACTCATGAAAACACCGGCCGACAAAGAATTATTGTTCACCCATGAAACCGGCCATGCAGTATTCGGGCTCGTTGATACTTACTGCGGCACCACCTATTATTTCGAGAACTTCCCGCACCCGAATGTCTGGTCGTCATATGACAAATGCAGGGAAGATGCGATGGCTGATAAGCGAAATTCTACAAACTGCAGGCAGATCGAACAAAAATCTCCCATTACCTGCTCAAAGCAGTTCTGGCGCTGGGATCCTGACCCCGATATTATGCAAAATGTATTTTCCGGAACCTTCGGCGCAGCATCTACTCAGCGCATTAGCTATATACTAGACAATGCATGGAGTGGATCGCCATGAGATGGAACACGATTCTTTTTGTTGTCGCATGCCTTGCAGTGCTGTCATTTGCAGTGCCTGTTCATACACAGCCTCTCCACGGATATGAAAAAATACTCGTGATTCAGCTCGATTACGACAATGGAGTCTATCATGAGGAGTCGCAGTATATCCGGTACGGACAGGGCCCAAATCTCAACATCATGTCGGGTAATCTCAGAGCAGTTATCTCGGATGTTAATGATAAAGAAATCAAATCATTTTTTGTCATGGAGCCCGGAATTGCGACAGGGGACTCAATCGGTACCACCGAAGGGGGCATTCCCAACCTTAAAGAATATTTGGAACTGTCCGGTTCCGATGAAATTGTCTTAACCATCCCCTACAAGCCGGATATGCAGGTGTTAAGGCTCTATGATGCACAGGGTAACACCCCCATCATCTCCGTCGACCTCACCGTTTCACCCTCAGTATTCTGCGCAGATTATCCTGCAGATCCCGATTGCATCCAGCTCAATCTGCAATCCCGCAGACCTGCACCGGACACGAATATCCCCGCGTTTTATTTTTCGATTTTTGTCGTTCTCATCGTAATCGCAGCGACAACAGCATTCATTTTTAAGCGAAGAAAAACCGTGTCAGAAATTTTAAGGAAAAAGAGAGTCCTTATTGTTGATGATGAGCCGGATCTCGTTGAACTGGTCAGACTGCTTCTCGAAAAGCAGGGATATCAAAGTATGTCTGCCCCCGGCGGGAAAGAATGCCTGGATCTAATCAGGCAAAAGAAAAATATTCCTGATGTCATTCTCCTTGACATCATGATGAAGCCCATGGATGGCTGGGAAACCCTTGAACAGATAAAAACCAATCCTGAAACAAAGGATATTCCTGTCCTGATGCTCACCGGGAAACAGCTCACTGCCGCAGAGGCGAAACAATACCACGTCTGTATTGAGGATTATATCATGAAACCATTTGAAAAAGTTCAACTTTATTCAGCGATCGAACATGTCCTGATCCGGAAAAAAAATATCAGTGAGAATGTTTCTATTGCCAAAAAGGCAGGGGTTGCGCAGGAGACGTTCTGTGAATATGCAAAACTCTCAAGGCATGTTGATGTGAATAAAAAACTGATTGGTCTCCTTCAGCAGGCCTACGGCATGCAGAGCATAAACGATTTGAAAGACGGTGAAGAGTACAGGATTATCGAACATATGATTATCAATACGAGATACAGTGAAGACCGTCTTGAACAGATACAACGTGAAATTTTTTCAGCATTCACAGCAAAAGGGTATCCGGTCCCTGTCTGGTGATCGGGACCGTGTACAATTTCAAGGAACGATAGCCGATCCGATACTTGTTGCCAAAATCCGGTTAATGTCAAACAATAATAAAAGACCAGACCTGATAACAAATCCAAACATTTTTTAAATACCAAATCTTACAAAAGTATACAATCGTATTACTAATCAATGGTGACTACATGCACATACCTGACGCATTTATACCGATCCCGCAGGGCATTGTATACTGGATCGTTGCCCTGGTCTTTGTTGCACTTGCATTACGGTGGGCAAAGAATGAAATGAGCGAAGAAAAGATCCCGCTGATTGCAGTTCTTGCAGCCGGTATCTTTGCCCTCCAGTCTTTCAACCTTCCCGTCTCCATGGGGACGAGCGGGCATCTTGTCGGAGGCGCACTTGCAGCAATCGTGCTTGGATCACCCTTTGCCGCGGTCTTTATCCTGACACTCGTCCTTATCGTGCAGGGGGTCTTGTTTGGAGACGGCGGGATCACGACCATGGGTGCGAATATCCTGAATATGGGAGTGATCGGGGGCTTTGTCGGTTTCTACACTTTTAAGGGACTGATGGCAGCGACAAAAAATGTGAGCATCGCTGCATTCGTGGCAGCATGGCTTGCCTGCCTTATCCCGGCGCTTGCCTGTGCTGTTGAGATGTATTTAGCCGGCACCTTCCCGCTCAGGGAGGGATTGGTTGCAATGGGGTTATACCATGCGCTGATCGGGGTAATCGAAGGGTTCGTCACTGTCGTTGCTATCCACCTTATTGTTGCAGCCCGCCCGGATATTGTTGATTTTAAGATCGCAGCAAAAGATGCACAAGGAGTGAACGTGTAATGGATAACAAGACCTTCCTCGTAATTGGTATTATTGTTGCACTGCTTATCGGCGTGGTTGCCGTGTTCCTTGCGTCGGGAGATCCCGATGGCCTTGAGAGCACTGCGCTCATCGTGCAGGGGCAAAAAAGCCTTACCGGCGATACACCTCCTGATGCTGAAATCCACGAAGATACGACCGGGAAATTCTCATACGAGTCGCCCATGCCGGATTATTCACTCGGTGAAGGACTTGGGCCATTGGGCGGCATCGTTGCGATAGTTGCCGGAACACTGCTTGCCTTTGCACTTGTGCTGGGCATCTCAAAACTGCTTGTTCTTAAGAAAAAACAGAAAGAAGCGCAGGTAAACCAATAGGACTATAATTTTTTTCACCCAATGTACCTGACACATGCACCTCATTGAAACACGGGATCTCTGTTATTCTTACCCCCATAGCGTCCGGGCACTGGAAGGGATCAATTTTATCGCCCCGCGGAATGCGAGGATTGCGGTTATCGGTTCAAACGGTGCCGGCAAGAGCACGCTTTTCAAGCACTTCAATGGTATCTTTAAACCTACTTCAGGCTCGGTCCTTATCAGGGGAGAACCTATCACAAAACATAATATCCGTGAGGTGCGGAAGTTCGTCGGGATCGTGTTCCAGAATGCTGACGACCAGATCTTTTCCCCCACGGTCGAGCAGGATGTCGCCTTTGGCCCGACCAACCTTGGCCTGGATGAAGAGACGATCCACCACAGGGTGCATGAAGCCTTAAAAATTGTCGGGATAGAGGACCTTGCCGGGCGTGTCCCCCACCACCTGAGCGGCGGGGAGAAAAAGCGTGTCGCCATTGCCGGAGTCATCGCCATGGAACCGGAAGTGCTGGTGCTCGATGAACCGACCGCCGGCCTTGACCCTCAGGGCGTCCACGACCTCATCGGTTTTGTCAACTCTCTCTCAAGGAAATACGGGATGACGGTCATCTTCTCAACCCATGATGTCGCTCTTGTCGCCGAGGTTGCAGACTATATCTACGTCATGAACAAGGGACGGTTTGTCGCGGAAGGTTCAGTGGAGGAAATTTTCATCCAGCCGGACATGCTCAAATCCATGCGTCTTGATGTCCCTGTCCTGCCAAAGCTGATCCAGTCGCTGAAGAAAAATGGCGTTCCCGTTACCATGGCATATACCTACGATGATGCCGAAAAGGTCCTGATACAGGCATTCAAAGGAAAGATATGATCGAAGAGCTTTTCCTAATTGAAAAACAGGCATACCGCGACAGCTTCATACACCGGCTTGATGCACGTGTTAAGATCATACTTGCGTTTGCCGTTATCATCGCTATTGTGGCTGTCCCTTATTCCCCGATGGTCTATACGGTTGGTGCCATCTTTTTTTTATTTTTTATACTTTTATGGGCAGCGTCAAAATTATCCCCGTTCGTTTATGCAAAACGGCTGCTTGCGATTGTCCCGATTTGGGGGATTATTATCTTTTTCCAGATTTTTTTCAAAAACAAGTATTATACAGATTACCATGTCCTTTTCTCCTTGCCGCTGGGTATCAACATCTATACCGAATCCATTGAGTTCGCGTCCATTCTCGCAGTAAAATTTCTTGTCTGTATATCTTTTATCATCCTTCTCTCATCCACAACAAAACTGCAGGACCTCCTGCAGGGAGCAAGCCGTCTCGGACTTCCTGCAGAGATCGCTCTCGCGCTTGGCATGATGATCCGCTACCTCTTTGTTTTCGGGTACATTTTCCGTAAGATCAACCACACGCTGGAAACCCGGTGTTTCGATCCATTCGACCCGGCGCTTCCTTACCGGTACCGGCTACGGCAGCTGGGATACACGATCGGGACAATGTTTATCCGGTCCTATGAACAGGGCGAACGGGTATACACCAGTATGCTCTGCCGGGGGTACGGGAGGGACAGCCATCTTTTTATCACAAAAAAGCCATTAAAACGGAGCGAATGGGTTTTTCTATCCATCAGCCTGTTCCTTGTCGTGTCAATCCCTGTCTCGATCTGGATCACCGCAACCCGTCTTATCTGACCCAAGCTTTTTTTTAAATCCAGCTAATATCATCACTCATGGAGAACAAATTCGGGCGGGGTTTTATCACGACCATCGTGCTGATCGCAAAACATTTCGCAATGCCGCCGGAGCAGGCATGGTTCGGGGTGGCGGATCACCTTGATGGGCTTGTCATGCCCGACCGGTTCAGGGGGACCGAGATTGAGGAGATAGTGACACTGCTGCGGAAAAAAGTGGTCTGGCACCAGCCTGGTACGATGGACAAGGAAGACGCACGCGACGTGATTGCAGTCCTCAACCGCCTTGTCCTCGCGATAGATCGGGAACTGGGCATCAGGGACCCGGATATCGGGACATATCATTAAAACGAAAAAATCAGAATTTTTACCGCACCCGGCAGGTCAGATAATAAATCCGGCGCCGTAAAGAACGCAGCTTTTGAAAAAATGCCGGATTATCCCTGATTTCACACTGTATTTTACGTCGGTGCAACAAGGTTTTATTCTATTAAAACCTATATTTATTGTGAAACGCACAGGTATTTGCGCGGCTTTTTTGAAACAAAGCCAGAATTTTCTTAAAGGAGGTTTTCTTTGAACGATACGTACGATGCGTCCCATATCACTGTACTCGAGGGGCTTGCACCGGTGCGGGAGCGGCCCGCGATGTACATCGGGAGCACCGACACCCGCGGGCTCCACCATATTGTCTATGAAGTAGTGGACAACTCCATTGATGAAGCGCTCGCAGGGTTCTGTACCCTGATCTCGGTCGTGATCAACAGCGACGGTTCGATCACGGTGGATGACAACGGGCGGGGTATACCTGTCGACCGGATGGAAAAGAACGGGAAGTCAGCCCTCGAAGTAGTGCTCACCGTCCTTCATGCCGGTGGCAAGTTCGACAAGGCGACCTACCAGGTTTCCGGGGGCCTGCATGGCGTCGGCGTGTCGGTAGTCAACGCGCTCTCGGCATCGCTTGCTGCGCGTGTCTTCCGCGACGGCAACATCTATGACATGCGGTTTGCACAGGGGAAGCCGGTCTCGCCAATCTCGCAGCGCGAGGAGACGCTTGAAGAACTCCTTTCACGGTACCAGCACTGGTACGGCAGCCCTGCCCCGTTCACGCGTACTGCCCCAAAGGAAAATATTCCCGGTCAGCAGGAAGTCACGAAGATCCCTTCAACATCCGATGAGATCGAACGGCTGAACCGGCGCCGGTTCCTCGCCGAATTCGGGTACCGGATGACCGGGACGAGGATCACGTTCCTTCCCGACAGCACCATCTTCGAGACGATACGGTTCGATTACGATACGCTTGCACACCGGCTCAGGGAGCTGGCGTTTTTAAACGCAGGTGTCACTATCAGGATAAACGATGACCGTTCCGGTGACCGGACCACCTACTGCTACGCGGGAGGGCTATCCGAATTCGTTAAATACTTAAACGAGGGTGCTGACTGCCTCCACCCGGACCCGATCGATATCACGAAGAAAGACGAAGCAAACAAGATCGAGATCGAGGTTGCGATGCAGTACACCACGGGCTATGACGAGAAGATCTACTCGTACGTGAATTCTGTCAATACCCGCGAGGGCGGGACGCATCTCGAAGGGTTCCGCAGCGCGATCACCAAGTCCATCAATGCGATGGCAAAGCGCAACGGCATCATCAAGGAGAACTCCGCGCTCACCATCCGTGGCGAGGATACGCGGGAAGGGCTCACGTCGGTTATCTCCGTAAAAATGGCAAGCCCCCAGTTCGAGGGCCAGACCAAGATGCGCCTTGGCAACAGCAACGTAAAAGGGATCGTGGACTCGCTTGTGTATGCGGCGCTCACCGAATACTTTGACGAAAATCCCAAGGTGCTCCAGATCATCGTGGAAAAAGCGATG
Above is a genomic segment from Methanoregula sp. containing:
- a CDS encoding carboxypeptidase-like regulatory domain-containing protein, encoding MAHSDNSLAIVVQDIKTGEPLGGAVIYLDGAFKGTTSPQEAGGTLQLHDIKNGTHTMRITLMGYRDEYIKLLIPDEKKVEVMMNKGFLYSLNRDDHYAKGINIIFIPSSTTFNCTENKKVPVSTYTKNESRFREDVLQIINRTFLNLDRITSPLVPLPAQYQDRFNFYYYYNPKFFADAFSGCAGTVPDAYWNDVTFGDITVILYPAYYGTYSNTACLPAGCYKASGPGRRLMKTPADKELLFTHETGHAVFGLVDTYCGTTYYFENFPHPNVWSSYDKCREDAMADKRNSTNCRQIEQKSPITCSKQFWRWDPDPDIMQNVFSGTFGAASTQRISYILDNAWSGSP
- a CDS encoding response regulator, with product MRWNTILFVVACLAVLSFAVPVHTQPLHGYEKILVIQLDYDNGVYHEESQYIRYGQGPNLNIMSGNLRAVISDVNDKEIKSFFVMEPGIATGDSIGTTEGGIPNLKEYLELSGSDEIVLTIPYKPDMQVLRLYDAQGNTPIISVDLTVSPSVFCADYPADPDCIQLNLQSRRPAPDTNIPAFYFSIFVVLIVIAATTAFIFKRRKTVSEILRKKRVLIVDDEPDLVELVRLLLEKQGYQSMSAPGGKECLDLIRQKKNIPDVILLDIMMKPMDGWETLEQIKTNPETKDIPVLMLTGKQLTAAEAKQYHVCIEDYIMKPFEKVQLYSAIEHVLIRKKNISENVSIAKKAGVAQETFCEYAKLSRHVDVNKKLIGLLQQAYGMQSINDLKDGEEYRIIEHMIINTRYSEDRLEQIQREIFSAFTAKGYPVPVW
- a CDS encoding DNA topoisomerase subunit B, whose protein sequence is MNDTYDASHITVLEGLAPVRERPAMYIGSTDTRGLHHIVYEVVDNSIDEALAGFCTLISVVINSDGSITVDDNGRGIPVDRMEKNGKSALEVVLTVLHAGGKFDKATYQVSGGLHGVGVSVVNALSASLAARVFRDGNIYDMRFAQGKPVSPISQREETLEELLSRYQHWYGSPAPFTRTAPKENIPGQQEVTKIPSTSDEIERLNRRRFLAEFGYRMTGTRITFLPDSTIFETIRFDYDTLAHRLRELAFLNAGVTIRINDDRSGDRTTYCYAGGLSEFVKYLNEGADCLHPDPIDITKKDEANKIEIEVAMQYTTGYDEKIYSYVNSVNTREGGTHLEGFRSAITKSINAMAKRNGIIKENSALTIRGEDTREGLTSVISVKMASPQFEGQTKMRLGNSNVKGIVDSLVYAALTEYFDENPKVLQIIVEKAMSAAKAREAARNARELARRKSSLESSGLPGKLADCSERDPAKSEIYIVEGDSAGGSAKQGRDRRFQAILPLRGKILNVEKAGEHQILKNAEIQTLISAIGTGAGEKFDAERARYHHIVIMTDADVDGAHIRTLLLTFFYRYMLKLIEAGYIYIAQPPLFRISKGKEEKYVYTEDEMQTVSAAMGDKGVSIQRYKGLGEMNAQQLWDTTMSPEHRVFKQVNIEDAMEANEIFKTLMGKDVEMRKNFIMRHAKEVTNLDI
- the cbiQ gene encoding cobalt ECF transporter T component CbiQ, yielding MIEELFLIEKQAYRDSFIHRLDARVKIILAFAVIIAIVAVPYSPMVYTVGAIFFLFFILLWAASKLSPFVYAKRLLAIVPIWGIIIFFQIFFKNKYYTDYHVLFSLPLGINIYTESIEFASILAVKFLVCISFIILLSSTTKLQDLLQGASRLGLPAEIALALGMMIRYLFVFGYIFRKINHTLETRCFDPFDPALPYRYRLRQLGYTIGTMFIRSYEQGERVYTSMLCRGYGRDSHLFITKKPLKRSEWVFLSISLFLVVSIPVSIWITATRLI
- a CDS encoding PDGLE domain-containing protein; amino-acid sequence: MDNKTFLVIGIIVALLIGVVAVFLASGDPDGLESTALIVQGQKSLTGDTPPDAEIHEDTTGKFSYESPMPDYSLGEGLGPLGGIVAIVAGTLLAFALVLGISKLLVLKKKQKEAQVNQ
- the cbiM gene encoding cobalt transporter CbiM, coding for MHIPDAFIPIPQGIVYWIVALVFVALALRWAKNEMSEEKIPLIAVLAAGIFALQSFNLPVSMGTSGHLVGGALAAIVLGSPFAAVFILTLVLIVQGVLFGDGGITTMGANILNMGVIGGFVGFYTFKGLMAATKNVSIAAFVAAWLACLIPALACAVEMYLAGTFPLREGLVAMGLYHALIGVIEGFVTVVAIHLIVAARPDIVDFKIAAKDAQGVNV
- a CDS encoding ATP-binding cassette domain-containing protein, which produces MHLIETRDLCYSYPHSVRALEGINFIAPRNARIAVIGSNGAGKSTLFKHFNGIFKPTSGSVLIRGEPITKHNIREVRKFVGIVFQNADDQIFSPTVEQDVAFGPTNLGLDEETIHHRVHEALKIVGIEDLAGRVPHHLSGGEKKRVAIAGVIAMEPEVLVLDEPTAGLDPQGVHDLIGFVNSLSRKYGMTVIFSTHDVALVAEVADYIYVMNKGRFVAEGSVEEIFIQPDMLKSMRLDVPVLPKLIQSLKKNGVPVTMAYTYDDAEKVLIQAFKGKI